One part of the Deltaproteobacteria bacterium genome encodes these proteins:
- a CDS encoding PEGA domain-containing protein — protein MKSTCGRRSRVALALCVAMASQWATPWSSPADEILPEPALLLRFAGSDIPPDEAKASLGILPGAFSGTVRVRWVPVPAEPDPVQGGEREFPVPDDAALRAISETVAKASIHMDRVEDAAAAKVLAEAEALVRRYRFTDATRPFLAEIFLREGILKIREGDPGGAEKLLARSRALRPGFSPDPALFPPQVLAAWEGARGRPLPEADLLVQSLPSGAAIFVDGDPRGTTPSRVRPGKTGPVRIRVSHPGYRDAERTGQWLPGDSETIGFTLSGDRVARLGELLADASRRRGEGTGPLVSEIARAAGVSRVALLAFERRPDGFEARIYSGGAGGADPVLLGAERFPATAGDAIASWASSKLLAAGWPGKREEAGAKPWYNNFWFWTVVLSAVGLAAALGGGGGGGGSGGSSSGTVTVNF, from the coding sequence ATGAAATCTACGTGCGGCAGGCGTAGCCGCGTCGCGCTAGCCCTGTGCGTCGCCATGGCGTCGCAGTGGGCGACTCCCTGGTCATCCCCCGCGGACGAGATCCTCCCGGAGCCGGCGCTGTTGCTGCGATTCGCCGGGTCCGACATCCCTCCCGACGAGGCGAAGGCGTCCCTGGGAATTCTACCCGGGGCGTTTTCCGGGACCGTGCGGGTCCGGTGGGTCCCGGTTCCCGCGGAGCCCGATCCGGTGCAGGGGGGGGAACGGGAGTTTCCGGTTCCGGACGACGCCGCATTGCGGGCGATCTCCGAAACGGTCGCGAAGGCGTCGATCCACATGGACAGGGTGGAGGACGCCGCCGCGGCGAAGGTATTGGCGGAAGCGGAAGCCCTGGTCCGACGATACCGGTTCACCGACGCGACCCGCCCGTTCCTCGCCGAAATTTTCCTGCGGGAGGGGATACTGAAGATCCGGGAAGGGGACCCCGGGGGCGCGGAAAAACTGCTGGCCCGCTCGAGAGCGCTTCGTCCGGGCTTTTCCCCCGATCCGGCGCTGTTCCCTCCACAGGTTCTCGCCGCATGGGAAGGCGCCAGGGGGCGCCCCCTCCCGGAGGCCGACCTGCTGGTGCAATCCCTCCCGTCGGGCGCCGCCATCTTCGTGGACGGCGATCCGAGAGGGACCACTCCGTCCCGGGTCCGTCCGGGAAAGACCGGGCCGGTACGGATCCGCGTTTCCCATCCCGGGTACAGGGATGCCGAACGGACCGGTCAATGGCTGCCGGGCGACTCGGAGACCATCGGGTTCACCCTTTCCGGGGATCGCGTGGCGAGGCTCGGGGAACTCCTGGCCGACGCTTCCAGGCGGAGAGGCGAGGGAACCGGCCCGCTCGTTTCGGAGATCGCGCGGGCAGCGGGCGTTTCCCGCGTCGCGTTGCTCGCGTTCGAGCGCAGGCCGGACGGTTTCGAGGCGCGGATCTACAGCGGGGGGGCGGGGGGAGCGGATCCGGTTCTCCTCGGCGCGGAACGGTTTCCGGCGACCGCCGGGGATGCGATCGCGAGCTGGGCGTCGTCGAAACTTCTCGCCGCGGGGTGGCCCGGAAAGCGGGAGGAGGCGGGGGCCAAGCCGTGGTACAATAACTTCTGGTTCTGGACCGTCGTGCTGTCGGCCGTCGGGCTGGCCGCCGCCTTGGGGGGAGGCGGAGGGGGAGGGGGATCAGGCGGGTCCTCGAGCGGCACGGTAACGGTCAACTTCTGA
- a CDS encoding adenylate kinase — translation MGIILLGPPGAGKGTQAKKLTSTFSIPQISTGDMLREAVKNGTELGKKAKSFMDAGGLVPDEVVIGIVKERLAAADCSKGFILDGFPRTIPQAQALDRVVKELGKEIRFVLSLDVDQKELMERLCGRRTCTGCGAMYHVTFNAPKADGKCDKCSAPLIQRDDDREETIKNRLVNYNKATAPLLDYYKSTGKIRTVMASGEIDTIYGNIVKILQ, via the coding sequence ATGGGGATCATACTCCTTGGCCCCCCCGGTGCGGGGAAGGGCACGCAGGCGAAGAAACTCACTTCGACGTTCTCCATCCCGCAGATCTCCACGGGGGACATGCTCCGGGAAGCGGTGAAGAACGGGACCGAACTCGGGAAGAAGGCGAAGTCGTTCATGGACGCCGGAGGCCTCGTCCCGGACGAGGTGGTCATCGGCATCGTGAAGGAGAGGCTCGCCGCCGCGGACTGCTCGAAGGGGTTCATCCTGGACGGGTTCCCCCGGACGATCCCGCAGGCCCAGGCGCTGGACCGCGTCGTGAAGGAGTTGGGCAAGGAGATCCGGTTCGTCCTCTCCCTCGATGTCGACCAGAAGGAACTGATGGAGCGCCTCTGCGGCCGTAGGACCTGCACCGGGTGCGGCGCGATGTACCACGTCACGTTCAACGCCCCGAAGGCCGACGGGAAGTGCGACAAGTGCTCCGCCCCCCTGATCCAGCGGGACGACGACCGCGAGGAAACCATCAAGAACCGGCTGGTCAACTACAACAAGGCGACCGCCCCGCTGCTCGACTACTACAAGAGCACCGGGAAGATCCGCACGGTCATGGCGTCGGGAGAGATCGACACCATCTACGGCAACATCGTAAAGATCCTCCAGTAG
- a CDS encoding DNA-directed RNA polymerase subunit alpha has product MFQRNWKQLIKPRRIDVQTDTATFNYGKFVAEPLERGFGTTLGNALRRILLSSLQGGAITSVRIEGVQHEFSTMTGVVEDVTDIVLNLKEIRLRMHSPEQRILLLEAKGPRRVKASDISTDPMVEILNRDHHIAELSDNATLKMELTVRMGKGYVSAERNLEENSPIGTIPIDAIFSPIRKVNFTVTNARVGQQTDYDRLTLEVWTDGSVLPADAVAYAAKILKDQLTVFINFDDEAEMPDEPVRLDEGTGNENLYKPVEELELSVRAYNCLKNADIKFIGELVQRSEQEMLKTKNFGKKSLNEIKEVLVGMGLSLGMKVDGFSPEKYSPPREED; this is encoded by the coding sequence ATGTTTCAGAGAAACTGGAAGCAGCTCATCAAGCCGCGCCGCATCGACGTGCAGACCGATACGGCGACGTTCAACTACGGGAAGTTCGTGGCCGAACCGCTGGAGAGAGGGTTCGGAACCACACTGGGCAACGCGCTCCGCCGGATCCTTCTCTCCTCCCTCCAGGGCGGGGCGATCACCTCGGTCCGCATCGAGGGCGTGCAGCACGAATTCTCCACGATGACCGGCGTCGTCGAGGACGTGACCGACATCGTCCTGAACCTGAAGGAGATCCGCCTCCGCATGCATTCCCCGGAGCAGCGGATCCTCCTCCTGGAGGCGAAGGGGCCGCGTCGCGTCAAGGCGTCCGACATTTCGACCGATCCGATGGTGGAGATCCTGAACCGCGACCACCACATCGCCGAGCTCTCCGACAACGCCACGCTGAAGATGGAGCTCACGGTCCGGATGGGGAAAGGGTACGTTTCCGCCGAGCGGAACCTGGAGGAGAACTCCCCGATCGGGACCATCCCGATCGACGCGATCTTCTCGCCGATCCGCAAGGTGAACTTCACGGTGACGAACGCCCGCGTCGGGCAGCAGACCGACTACGACCGCCTGACCCTCGAGGTCTGGACCGACGGGTCCGTCCTTCCGGCCGACGCGGTCGCCTACGCGGCGAAGATCCTGAAGGACCAGCTGACCGTCTTCATCAACTTCGACGACGAGGCGGAGATGCCGGACGAGCCGGTGCGCCTCGACGAGGGGACCGGAAACGAGAACCTGTACAAGCCGGTCGAGGAGCTGGAGCTTTCCGTCCGCGCCTACAACTGCCTGAAGAACGCGGATATCAAGTTCATCGGCGAGCTGGTCCAGCGGTCCGAGCAGGAGATGCTGAAGACCAAGAACTTCGGGAAGAAGAGCCTGAACGAGATCAAGGAGGTCCTCGTGGGTATGGGGCTCTCCCTCGGGATGAAGGTCGACGGTTTTTCCCCGGAGAAGTACAGCCCGCCGCGGGAAGAGGATTGA
- the rpsD gene encoding 30S ribosomal protein S4, protein MARYREAVCRLCRREGVELYLKGDRCFTDKCAIKRRGYPPGQHGQRRPKHSDYGVQLREKQKAKRIYGLLERQFRNYFEKAERMKGKTGDNLLILLERRLDSVVYKLGFAQTRRESRQIVRHGHFVVNGRKVNIPSFLVRAGDAVELREKSRKIPNVNEALDAVVRKGIPPWLELDRESFRGTVKALPARADIQEPIQEQLIVELYSK, encoded by the coding sequence TTGGCAAGGTATCGTGAGGCCGTTTGCAGGCTGTGTCGTCGGGAGGGCGTGGAGCTCTACCTGAAGGGGGATCGCTGCTTCACCGACAAGTGCGCGATCAAGAGAAGGGGATACCCGCCGGGGCAGCATGGTCAGCGCCGTCCGAAGCACAGCGACTACGGCGTCCAGCTCCGGGAGAAGCAGAAGGCGAAGAGGATCTACGGCCTCCTCGAGCGGCAGTTCCGGAACTATTTCGAGAAGGCCGAACGGATGAAGGGGAAGACCGGCGACAACCTGCTGATCCTCCTGGAGCGGCGTCTGGACAGCGTCGTCTACAAGCTGGGATTCGCGCAGACCCGCCGGGAAAGCCGGCAGATCGTTCGTCACGGCCACTTCGTCGTCAACGGCCGGAAGGTGAACATCCCGTCGTTCCTCGTGCGGGCGGGAGACGCGGTCGAACTGAGGGAAAAGAGCCGGAAGATCCCCAACGTCAACGAGGCGCTCGACGCGGTCGTCCGAAAAGGGATTCCGCCCTGGCTCGAGCTCGATCGGGAAAGCTTCCGGGGAACCGTCAAGGCGCTACCGGCGCGGGCGGACATCCAGGAGCCGATCCAGGAGCAGCTGATCGTCGAGCTCTACTCGAAGTAA
- the rpsK gene encoding 30S ribosomal protein S11: MATPKKKGKRKVRRNVPVGVAHIQATFNNTIITITDPDGNTLAWASAGAKGFKGSRKSTPFAATVAAEDVAKKAMDCGVNTVTVHIKGPGSGREAALRTLQASGLKVNYIRDVTPIPHNGCRPPKRRRV, encoded by the coding sequence ATGGCAACGCCGAAGAAGAAGGGGAAGAGGAAGGTCCGCAGGAACGTGCCCGTGGGCGTCGCCCACATCCAGGCGACCTTCAACAACACGATCATCACGATCACCGACCCGGACGGGAACACCCTGGCTTGGGCCAGCGCGGGCGCCAAGGGATTCAAGGGGTCGAGGAAGAGCACCCCGTTCGCCGCGACGGTGGCGGCGGAGGACGTGGCGAAGAAGGCGATGGACTGCGGGGTGAACACCGTGACCGTGCACATCAAGGGGCCCGGTTCCGGCCGGGAGGCCGCGCTGCGGACTCTCCAGGCGTCCGGGCTGAAGGTCAACTATATCCGGGACGTGACGCCCATCCCCCACAACGGCTGCCGGCCGCCGAAGCGGCGTCGCGTGTGA
- the infA gene encoding translation initiation factor IF-1, which produces MSKEEAIEIEGTVIEPLPNAMFRVELDNKMKVLAHISGKMRMHFIKILPGDRVTVQLTPYDLTRGRIVYRSK; this is translated from the coding sequence ATGTCAAAAGAAGAAGCGATAGAAATCGAGGGAACGGTGATCGAACCGCTCCCGAACGCCATGTTCCGGGTGGAGCTCGACAACAAGATGAAGGTGCTGGCCCATATTTCCGGGAAGATGCGGATGCATTTCATCAAGATCCTCCCGGGGGACCGGGTCACGGTCCAACTGACTCCGTACGACCTGACCCGGGGCCGGATCGTCTACCGATCGAAGTGA
- a CDS encoding biopolymer transporter ExbD, whose protein sequence is MRFKRRVQGDEEGIPITNLVDVLFLLIVFFMMSTVLSFDRGLGVKLPESQSAGAISNKGVSVLVNREGKVFVDGSEVPLDRLGETVKGKQRSAGTNVILKSDRETRFQAIADVMDRLLAVGISDLSLPVVERGAER, encoded by the coding sequence TTGAGATTTAAGCGCCGCGTCCAGGGGGACGAAGAAGGGATCCCCATCACCAACCTCGTGGACGTCCTGTTCCTCCTCATCGTCTTCTTCATGATGTCCACCGTGCTGAGTTTCGATCGCGGGCTCGGAGTGAAGCTTCCGGAGAGTCAATCCGCGGGGGCCATTTCGAACAAAGGCGTCAGCGTGCTCGTCAACCGGGAAGGGAAGGTGTTCGTCGACGGCTCGGAAGTGCCGCTGGACCGGCTCGGGGAGACGGTGAAGGGGAAGCAGCGGAGCGCGGGGACGAACGTGATCCTCAAGAGCGACCGGGAGACGCGTTTCCAGGCGATCGCGGACGTCATGGACAGGCTGCTCGCCGTCGGGATCTCGGATCTGTCCCTCCCCGTCGTGGAAAGGGGAGCGGAGAGGTAG
- a CDS encoding transcriptional repressor, with protein MKRLLNRIDREIQEAGGKRSRSRSAVMEQFFHGRDHLTVDELTAAVREKSSRVGAVTVYRTLKLLVRMGYAKEVDFGQGAKRYENNLVSHHDHLVCRKCASVTEFEDPDIEKFQDRVTRRHGFRPTTHRLEIYGFCRKCSPEGRRKS; from the coding sequence TTGAAGCGGCTGCTGAACCGGATCGACCGCGAGATCCAGGAAGCGGGCGGCAAGAGAAGCCGCAGCCGCTCGGCCGTGATGGAGCAGTTCTTCCACGGACGCGACCATCTCACGGTCGACGAGCTTACGGCCGCCGTACGGGAGAAATCCTCCCGCGTGGGCGCCGTCACGGTGTACAGGACCCTCAAGCTGCTCGTGCGGATGGGCTACGCCAAGGAGGTCGATTTCGGGCAGGGGGCCAAGCGGTACGAGAACAACCTGGTATCCCACCACGACCACCTGGTTTGCCGGAAGTGCGCCTCCGTGACCGAGTTCGAGGACCCGGACATCGAGAAATTCCAGGATCGGGTCACCCGGCGGCACGGATTCCGTCCGACGACGCATCGTCTCGAGATCTACGGCTTCTGCCGGAAATGCTCGCCGGAAGGGAGGAGGAAATCGTGA
- a CDS encoding metal-dependent transcriptional regulator — protein sequence MTDYGQDEILELLWTLREDGKSTRPELLESSAEERTDGILEELVASGHAELSGEAIRLTPRGEERARGIIRRHRLAEVLLHNLFDLDNVQVESSACQFEHILSETVVERVCAFLGHPPACPHGRPIPRGECCDLIRKEIQPLVSRLSDAALGEPVRIVFITPKSKRRLEKLSSLGIVPGSSVRLLQRNPSYVLQAGETTVAVDKDITDEIYVRQA from the coding sequence ATGACCGACTACGGGCAGGACGAGATCCTCGAGCTCCTCTGGACGCTGCGGGAGGACGGAAAGTCCACGAGACCGGAGCTGCTGGAATCCTCGGCGGAGGAGCGGACGGACGGTATCCTCGAAGAACTCGTAGCCTCGGGCCACGCCGAGCTTTCCGGAGAGGCGATCCGGCTCACCCCCCGGGGGGAGGAGCGTGCGAGGGGAATCATCCGCCGGCACCGGCTGGCGGAGGTGCTTCTGCACAACCTGTTCGACCTGGACAACGTGCAGGTCGAGAGCAGCGCCTGCCAGTTCGAGCACATCCTGTCGGAAACCGTGGTGGAAAGGGTTTGCGCTTTCCTCGGGCACCCTCCCGCATGTCCGCACGGGAGACCCATTCCCCGAGGGGAGTGCTGCGATCTCATCCGGAAGGAGATCCAGCCCCTGGTTTCGCGCCTCTCCGATGCCGCCCTTGGGGAACCGGTGCGGATCGTGTTCATCACGCCCAAATCGAAGCGGCGGCTCGAGAAGCTCTCCTCTCTTGGAATCGTCCCCGGGAGCAGCGTGCGCCTCCTCCAGCGGAACCCTTCCTACGTTCTTCAGGCGGGGGAAACCACCGTCGCGGTGGACAAGGACATAACGGATGAAATCTACGTGCGGCAGGCGTAG
- the rpsM gene encoding 30S ribosomal protein S13: MARIAGVDIPKTKKIGTALTYIYGIGPTTAVKILEEARVSADLRTTSLTEDQVARIRDVIDANYRVEGDLRKEISMNIKRLMDLGSYRGLRHRKGLPARGQRTHTNARTRKGPRKGAVAKKKEATKK; encoded by the coding sequence TTGGCACGCATAGCGGGAGTGGACATTCCCAAGACGAAGAAGATCGGAACCGCCCTGACGTACATCTACGGGATCGGTCCGACGACGGCCGTCAAGATCCTGGAAGAGGCGCGCGTGTCGGCCGACCTCCGGACGACCTCCCTCACGGAGGACCAGGTCGCGCGGATCCGCGACGTGATCGACGCCAACTATCGCGTCGAGGGGGACCTGCGCAAGGAAATCTCCATGAACATCAAGCGGCTGATGGACCTGGGGAGCTACCGGGGACTCCGTCACCGGAAGGGTCTGCCGGCGAGGGGACAGCGCACCCATACCAACGCCCGCACGCGCAAGGGACCCCGGAAGGGCGCCGTCGCCAAGAAGAAGGAAGCAACCAAGAAATAG
- the rplQ gene encoding 50S ribosomal protein L17 has translation MRHANDHRKLGRSPSHRKALLRNLMNSLVLAERIETTVPKAKELRPLADRLITLGKRGTLHARRRAFALLSSKGATDKLFETLSGRFSSRDGGYTRIVRTGFRPGDGAEMAILEYLPAEEKKAGAKGKKKRKAPARKTAEKAAPAKKGSAAGEKATKTAKAKGKVADGEKKAKPSRAPRKKKPAEGE, from the coding sequence ATGCGCCACGCGAATGACCACCGGAAACTGGGAAGGAGCCCTTCGCACCGGAAGGCGCTCCTGCGGAACCTGATGAACAGCCTGGTATTGGCCGAGCGGATCGAGACCACCGTACCGAAGGCGAAGGAGCTGCGTCCGCTGGCGGACCGCCTCATCACGCTCGGAAAACGCGGAACCCTGCACGCGAGGCGGCGGGCCTTCGCCCTCCTGAGCAGCAAGGGCGCGACCGACAAGCTGTTCGAGACGCTTTCCGGCCGTTTTTCGTCGCGGGACGGCGGCTACACGCGGATCGTCCGCACCGGATTCCGGCCGGGGGACGGAGCGGAGATGGCGATCCTCGAGTACTTGCCGGCCGAGGAGAAGAAGGCGGGCGCCAAGGGCAAGAAAAAGAGGAAGGCGCCGGCGCGGAAAACCGCGGAGAAGGCGGCCCCGGCGAAGAAAGGTTCCGCGGCCGGGGAAAAAGCCACGAAGACCGCGAAGGCCAAGGGTAAGGTCGCCGACGGGGAAAAGAAGGCGAAACCCTCTCGCGCCCCGAGAAAGAAGAAGCCCGCGGAAGGGGAGTGA
- the map gene encoding type I methionyl aminopeptidase has product MILIKSPREIEAMRRAGAVVGRFFEEVRTLVRPGVTTGSLEEFADRFIAQNGVRSAFKGYMGYPAHLCTSVNEEVVHGIPSSARAVREGDILSIDFGVFLDGFFGDSAKTFAVGEVDDLSRRLMEATERSLAAAILETRPGKRLGDVSEAVQSVVESAGFSVVRDFVGHGIGRAMHEDPQVPNFGKGGTGPKLLPGMVLAIEPMVNAGGWAVEVLSDGWTVVSRDRSRSAHFEHTVAVTETGAEILSLP; this is encoded by the coding sequence ATGATCCTGATCAAGTCGCCCCGGGAGATCGAGGCGATGAGGCGCGCGGGCGCCGTGGTAGGACGGTTCTTTGAAGAGGTGAGGACGTTGGTACGGCCCGGGGTGACCACCGGATCCCTGGAGGAGTTCGCCGACCGCTTCATCGCGCAAAACGGCGTGCGGAGCGCCTTCAAGGGATACATGGGATATCCGGCGCACCTGTGCACCTCCGTGAACGAGGAGGTGGTCCACGGGATCCCGTCGAGCGCCCGGGCCGTTCGCGAAGGGGATATCCTGAGCATCGACTTCGGGGTTTTCCTCGACGGGTTCTTCGGCGACTCGGCGAAGACGTTCGCGGTCGGGGAGGTCGACGATCTCTCCCGCCGGCTCATGGAGGCGACGGAGCGGTCCCTCGCCGCCGCCATCCTCGAGACGCGGCCCGGCAAGCGGCTGGGGGACGTATCCGAGGCGGTCCAGTCGGTGGTGGAGTCGGCCGGTTTTTCTGTCGTCCGGGACTTCGTCGGACACGGGATCGGCCGCGCGATGCACGAGGATCCGCAGGTTCCCAATTTCGGCAAGGGCGGCACCGGGCCGAAACTGCTGCCCGGGATGGTGCTGGCCATCGAGCCGATGGTCAACGCGGGGGGATGGGCGGTGGAAGTGCTGTCGGACGGTTGGACGGTGGTGAGCCGGGACCGGTCGCGATCCGCGCACTTCGAGCACACCGTCGCGGTAACGGAAACGGGGGCGGAAATATTAAGTCTTCCGTGA
- the rpmJ gene encoding 50S ribosomal protein L36, translated as MKVRPSVRKVCAKCKVIRRKGVVRIICENPKHKQRQG; from the coding sequence ATGAAAGTCAGGCCATCGGTGCGGAAGGTATGCGCCAAGTGCAAGGTCATCCGGCGGAAGGGCGTCGTCCGGATCATCTGCGAAAACCCCAAGCACAAGCAGCGCCAGGGCTAG
- a CDS encoding MotA/TolQ/ExbB proton channel family protein, translating to MIDLFLKGGFAMYPLLVLSVVTVAIAIERTVYLRKARINTGEFMEAINGFLTRNALEDAHRHCESTSGPISRIIMAGLKNQKRGRDEVVRSIEDAGAIEVAQLERGILIIQTISKLAPLIGLFGTVTGMIRSFQAIGGAGGENPRMVAAGIGEALVATAAGLVVAIPAYFLGFYFMNLVGKFILDMQKSSIQLLDSLGELEEMIAERTQRFDTIGGDYLEI from the coding sequence ATGATCGACCTGTTTCTCAAAGGGGGTTTCGCCATGTACCCCCTGCTCGTCCTGTCCGTCGTCACCGTCGCGATCGCGATCGAACGGACGGTCTATCTCCGGAAAGCCAGGATCAACACCGGCGAGTTCATGGAAGCCATCAACGGTTTCCTTACCCGGAACGCGCTGGAAGACGCGCACCGGCATTGCGAATCGACCTCGGGGCCGATTTCGCGGATCATCATGGCCGGCCTGAAGAACCAGAAGCGGGGGCGGGACGAAGTCGTACGCTCCATCGAGGACGCCGGGGCGATCGAGGTGGCGCAGCTGGAACGGGGGATCCTGATCATCCAGACGATCTCGAAGCTGGCGCCGCTGATCGGGCTCTTCGGAACCGTGACCGGAATGATCCGGTCGTTCCAGGCGATCGGGGGCGCCGGGGGAGAGAACCCGAGGATGGTGGCGGCCGGCATCGGCGAGGCGCTCGTCGCGACCGCGGCGGGGCTGGTCGTGGCCATCCCGGCCTACTTCCTCGGGTTCTACTTCATGAACCTCGTGGGAAAGTTCATCCTCGACATGCAGAAGAGCTCCATCCAGCTGCTCGACTCCCTCGGCGAACTGGAGGAGATGATCGCGGAGCGGACCCAGCGGTTCGATACGATCGGGGGTGACTACCTTGAGATTTAA
- the feoB gene encoding ferrous iron transport protein B produces MTSVPGGGKTVGGPATVILVGNPNVGKSVVFGALTGRYVNVSNYPCTTVEVTRGEASERGKSYEVIDTPGVYSLHPMSEDERVTRDILMREPGARVLQVCDAKNMRRSLLITLQLSEMELPLLLAVNMSDEARDRGVMPRMEAIDGRLGVAAVPTVAVRKKGTDRLLALLDRAKPATVRVHYGERIEGAAKRMADLLPADVPLGRRSLALMLLCGDDSLTPWVTENVDPLRIREINAVRNRLVEEMGEEVAYRVTQTRLAWIDRLLEEAGVEPSRPAGRDFAQAFGKYAMDSAYGIPILLGVLTLAYLFVGLFGAGYLVDLLQGAVFGRWIVPAVGRAADFALPWPLARDFLVGPYGMISMALSYAVAIVLPIVGTFFLGFGILEDSGYLPRLAVMVDRLFRKIGCNGKAVLPMVLGLGCDTMATLTTRILETRKERLIVTLLLALGVPCSAQLGVILGMLSDVGPAGTVTWLAILSGVILLVGYLAAKVIPGDSGDFILEIPPIRMPRIGNLVVKTMARIEWYLREAVPLFLLGTFILFVADRMGWLLWLQKVSEPLVVNALDLPPKTAEAFLIGFLRRDYGAAGLFSMAKEGMLSHRQVVVSLVTITLFIPCLANFLVIVKEHGGKVAAGMALFIFPFALVVGTAVNFAARWLGVRF; encoded by the coding sequence GTGACCTCCGTCCCCGGGGGCGGGAAAACGGTCGGCGGACCCGCGACGGTGATCCTCGTCGGGAACCCGAACGTGGGGAAAAGCGTCGTATTCGGCGCGTTGACCGGGCGCTACGTGAACGTCTCGAACTATCCCTGCACGACGGTGGAGGTCACCCGGGGAGAAGCCTCGGAACGGGGGAAGTCGTACGAGGTGATCGACACGCCCGGCGTCTACTCCCTTCACCCGATGTCGGAGGACGAGCGCGTCACGCGCGACATCCTGATGCGGGAGCCCGGCGCCAGGGTCCTGCAGGTGTGCGACGCCAAGAACATGCGTCGTTCGCTCCTGATCACCCTCCAGCTCTCCGAGATGGAACTGCCGCTCCTCCTCGCGGTCAACATGTCCGACGAGGCGAGGGACCGCGGAGTGATGCCGCGAATGGAGGCGATCGACGGGCGGCTTGGGGTCGCCGCCGTCCCGACGGTCGCCGTCCGGAAGAAGGGCACCGACCGGCTTCTGGCCCTCCTGGACCGAGCGAAGCCGGCGACCGTCCGCGTCCATTACGGCGAGCGGATCGAGGGCGCCGCCAAGCGGATGGCGGATCTGCTTCCGGCCGACGTGCCGTTGGGCAGGCGCTCGCTCGCGCTGATGCTCCTGTGCGGCGACGATTCCCTGACGCCATGGGTGACGGAGAACGTCGACCCGCTCCGGATCCGCGAGATCAACGCCGTCCGGAACCGCCTCGTGGAGGAGATGGGGGAGGAGGTGGCGTACCGGGTGACCCAGACCCGTCTCGCGTGGATCGACCGGCTCCTCGAGGAGGCCGGGGTCGAACCGTCCCGCCCCGCCGGAAGGGATTTCGCGCAGGCGTTCGGGAAGTACGCGATGGATTCCGCATATGGGATCCCGATACTGCTCGGGGTGCTGACCCTGGCCTACCTGTTCGTCGGCCTGTTCGGGGCCGGCTACCTCGTGGACCTGCTGCAGGGCGCCGTGTTCGGGAGGTGGATCGTGCCGGCGGTCGGACGGGCGGCCGATTTCGCACTGCCGTGGCCCCTGGCGCGCGATTTCCTCGTCGGTCCGTACGGGATGATCTCCATGGCCCTGTCGTACGCGGTGGCGATCGTATTGCCGATCGTCGGCACCTTCTTCCTCGGGTTCGGGATCCTCGAGGATTCGGGGTACCTTCCGAGGCTCGCCGTGATGGTCGACCGTCTGTTCCGGAAGATCGGGTGCAACGGAAAGGCGGTCCTGCCGATGGTCCTCGGCCTCGGATGCGACACGATGGCCACGCTCACCACCCGGATCCTGGAGACGCGGAAAGAGCGGCTGATCGTGACCCTCCTTCTCGCCCTCGGGGTGCCGTGCTCCGCCCAGCTGGGAGTGATCCTCGGCATGCTCTCGGACGTGGGGCCGGCCGGTACGGTCACCTGGCTCGCGATCCTGTCGGGCGTGATCCTCCTCGTCGGGTACCTCGCCGCGAAGGTCATTCCCGGCGACTCGGGCGATTTCATCCTGGAGATTCCTCCGATCCGGATGCCGCGGATCGGCAACCTCGTCGTGAAGACGATGGCGCGGATCGAGTGGTACCTGCGCGAAGCGGTCCCCCTCTTTCTCCTGGGCACGTTCATCCTCTTCGTCGCGGACCGGATGGGGTGGCTCCTTTGGCTTCAGAAGGTCTCCGAGCCGCTGGTGGTCAACGCGCTCGACCTTCCCCCGAAGACGGCGGAGGCGTTCCTCATCGGGTTCCTGCGGCGCGACTACGGGGCCGCCGGGCTCTTCAGCATGGCGAAGGAGGGGATGCTCTCGCACCGCCAGGTGGTCGTCAGCCTCGTGACCATCACCCTGTTCATCCCGTGCCTCGCCAACTTCCTGGTGATCGTGAAGGAGCACGGCGGCAAGGTGGCCGCCGGAATGGCGCTGTTCATCTTCCCGTTCGCCCTGGTCGTCGGAACCGCCGTCAACTTCGCGGCCCGATGGCTCGGCGTCCGTTTCTAG